A part of Clostridia bacterium genomic DNA contains:
- the ilvB gene encoding biosynthetic-type acetolactate synthase large subunit: MKLKGAKIVTESLINEGVDTVFCYPGGSVLDIFDELYFVQDKIKQVVTCHEQGACHAADAYARISGKVGVVIATSGPGATNLVTGIANAYMDSVPLVAITGNVALSLLGRDSFQEVDIAGVTIPITKHNYIVKDINELGKIISDAFYIAKSGRPGPVLIDIPKNIQQAECEWEPIPVRQVTHRVPDFKKCQSAIDIINSSKKPLIYLGGGSISSEASKEVLEFAQKIDAPVACSMMGLGGFPASHPLYLGMIGMHGHANVAFTSQECDTLIAIGARFSDRVASDRVKFVKGKVVHIDIDNAEINKNVKTSAHIVGDIKTVLNTILPYINESKKPEWIERCQELKKTKVLKETTHSVSPREILRSISRQTPNDQIIATDVGQHQMWTAQTCSFEQPRTFVTSGGLGTMGFGMGAAIGAAIASKKRVVLVTGDGSFHMNFNEVVTAVVQKLPIAVFVFNNNTLGMVRQWQKLFYQRHFSNTTLNRPTNYEYLAKAFGADYLEINDNDEIDQKVKLAITCQKPVIVNCKIGIDDNVLPMIPSGKSAADIIMEMGD; encoded by the coding sequence ATGAAGTTAAAAGGTGCAAAGATTGTAACAGAAAGTTTGATTAATGAAGGTGTCGATACCGTTTTTTGTTACCCTGGCGGTTCTGTATTGGACATTTTTGATGAATTGTATTTTGTTCAGGACAAAATCAAGCAGGTCGTAACCTGCCATGAGCAAGGTGCTTGTCATGCTGCAGACGCTTACGCAAGAATAAGCGGAAAGGTCGGTGTGGTTATTGCCACCAGCGGTCCGGGCGCTACTAACCTTGTAACTGGAATTGCCAATGCTTATATGGACTCAGTACCCCTAGTCGCTATAACAGGCAACGTAGCATTGTCGCTCCTTGGCAGAGACAGTTTTCAAGAAGTTGACATTGCTGGAGTTACTATCCCTATTACCAAACATAATTATATAGTCAAAGACATAAATGAACTAGGAAAAATTATTTCTGACGCATTTTATATTGCAAAAAGCGGACGCCCTGGTCCTGTCTTGATTGATATTCCTAAAAATATTCAGCAGGCGGAATGTGAATGGGAACCTATTCCTGTAAGACAAGTAACCCACCGCGTCCCTGATTTCAAAAAATGTCAGTCTGCAATAGACATTATCAACTCAAGCAAAAAGCCGCTTATTTATCTTGGGGGCGGAAGCATTTCTAGTGAGGCTTCAAAAGAAGTATTAGAATTTGCACAAAAAATCGATGCTCCTGTCGCATGTTCTATGATGGGGTTGGGAGGTTTCCCTGCTTCGCATCCTCTTTATCTGGGTATGATTGGTATGCACGGTCATGCCAATGTAGCTTTTACCTCTCAAGAATGTGATACCCTAATAGCCATTGGCGCTAGATTTTCAGACAGAGTGGCAAGCGACAGAGTCAAGTTTGTAAAAGGCAAAGTCGTTCATATTGATATAGACAATGCTGAAATAAACAAAAATGTAAAAACTTCGGCGCATATAGTTGGAGATATAAAAACTGTTCTTAACACTATATTGCCCTATATAAATGAAAGCAAAAAACCCGAATGGATTGAACGCTGTCAAGAGCTAAAAAAGACCAAAGTTTTGAAAGAAACTACACACAGCGTCAGTCCCAGAGAAATATTGCGAAGCATTAGCCGTCAAACACCTAATGACCAAATTATAGCTACCGATGTAGGACAGCATCAGATGTGGACGGCTCAAACCTGCTCTTTTGAACAGCCCCGCACATTTGTAACAAGCGGCGGATTGGGAACAATGGGATTTGGAATGGGCGCTGCGATAGGTGCAGCTATTGCCTCCAAAAAAAGAGTAGTTTTGGTTACTGGCGACGGTTCTTTCCACATGAACTTTAATGAAGTGGTTACAGCAGTTGTTCAAAAATTGCCTATTGCAGTTTTTGTTTTTAACAACAACACCTTAGGTATGGTAAGACAATGGCAAAAGCTGTTCTATCAACGCCATTTTTCTAACACCACGCTAAACCGCCCTACCAATTATGAATATCTTGCCAAGGCTTTTGGTGCAGATTATCTTGAAATCAATGATAATGATGAAATAGACCAAAAAGTCAAGCTTGCAATAACATGCCAAAAACCTGTAATAGTAAACTGCAAGATAGGAATAGACGACAATGTATTGCCGATGATACCCTCGGGCAAGAGTGCTGCTGACATCATTATGGAAATGGGAGATTAA
- the ilvN gene encoding acetolactate synthase small subunit — MGENQHILTALVSNKAGVLNRVAGLFSKRGYNIESLSVAFTEDRKYSRMTIVVNGDDYVLEQITKQLDKLIDVIHVAQLKPEKSVNRELLLVKINAPADKRTEIESTIRMYKAKAVDLSPKSMIIELTGESNKIDGFLQVISEYGIIEMARTGLTALQRGFNSIKQFKDANEEEING; from the coding sequence ATGGGAGAAAATCAACATATATTAACGGCATTGGTTTCTAACAAAGCTGGCGTACTTAATAGAGTAGCGGGACTGTTTTCTAAGCGCGGATATAATATAGAAAGTTTATCCGTTGCTTTTACAGAAGACCGCAAATATTCACGCATGACCATAGTAGTCAACGGCGATGATTATGTTCTAGAACAGATTACAAAACAGCTTGATAAACTGATTGATGTAATACATGTAGCTCAATTAAAACCAGAAAAGTCGGTTAATCGCGAACTCTTGCTTGTCAAAATAAACGCTCCTGCTGATAAGCGTACAGAAATAGAATCAACCATAAGAATGTATAAAGCAAAAGCTGTCGATTTGTCTCCTAAGTCTATGATTATAGAATTAACAGGCGAAAGCAATAAGATAGACGGATTCTTGCAAGTTATTTCTGAATACGGAATTATTGAAATGGCACGTACAGGACTTACTGCCCTGCAACGCGGTTTTAATAGCATAAAGCAGTTCAAAGACGCTAACGAGGAGGAGATAAATGGGTAA
- the ilvD gene encoding dihydroxy-acid dehydratase encodes MGKNIATGVEKAPQRSLFKALGVTDSELEKPLIAIVCAQSDIVPGHTHLNTIAEAVKAGIYSAGGTPFVVPSIGVCDGISMGHNGMKYSLPSRELIADSVETMAFAHAFDGMVLIPNCDKIVPGMLMGAARVNIPTIVISGGAMLPGYTSKGKKLSLTSVFEGVGALKAGKMSLQELSEIENNACASCGSCAGMFTANSMNCVTEALGMALPGNGTIPAVYSERLRLAKKTGEQIVKLVEDNLTPRRIMNEDAFNNALALDMALGCSTNTVLHLTAIANECNVNFNLETVESVSAVTPNLCKLMPASDTSIEDLYHAGGVMAVLNELSKVTLKKGPLIRGNAITVTGQTLEKSYKDAEIKNPEVIHKIENAYSPTGGIAVLRGNIAEEGCVVKKSAVAPEMMVHSGKARVFDSEEEASNAILNGLIQKGDVVVIRYEGPKGGPGMREMLSPTASLAGMGLDKDVALITDGRFSGATRGAAIGHICPEAAVGGKIALIQEGDIIEIDIPKGKLELKVNSKELANRAKKWRPKIVELSGYLQRYAELVTSASNGAVFKKKF; translated from the coding sequence ATGGGTAAAAACATAGCAACAGGTGTTGAAAAAGCACCTCAAAGAAGCTTATTCAAGGCTTTGGGAGTTACGGACTCCGAATTAGAAAAACCGTTGATTGCGATAGTTTGTGCACAAAGCGATATTGTTCCTGGACATACTCATCTAAATACAATTGCTGAAGCAGTAAAGGCAGGCATATACTCTGCAGGCGGAACACCGTTTGTAGTACCTAGCATAGGTGTATGCGACGGTATTTCTATGGGTCACAATGGTATGAAATATTCTCTGCCTTCACGCGAACTCATAGCAGATTCTGTTGAAACTATGGCTTTTGCCCATGCTTTTGACGGTATGGTTTTGATCCCTAATTGCGACAAAATTGTGCCTGGAATGCTTATGGGCGCAGCAAGAGTTAATATCCCTACCATAGTTATAAGCGGCGGCGCAATGCTGCCTGGATATACATCAAAAGGCAAAAAGCTGTCTTTGACCTCTGTTTTTGAAGGCGTAGGCGCGCTTAAGGCGGGCAAAATGTCTTTGCAAGAACTTAGTGAAATTGAAAATAATGCCTGTGCGTCTTGCGGCTCATGTGCCGGAATGTTTACTGCTAACAGCATGAATTGCGTTACTGAAGCACTTGGAATGGCTTTGCCTGGAAACGGAACTATTCCCGCGGTTTATTCTGAAAGATTGAGACTAGCCAAAAAGACAGGCGAACAAATTGTTAAGCTGGTTGAAGACAATTTGACACCCCGCCGTATTATGAATGAAGATGCATTCAATAATGCTTTGGCACTTGATATGGCTCTTGGTTGTTCTACTAACACAGTTCTTCACCTGACCGCTATTGCAAACGAATGCAATGTTAACTTTAATCTAGAAACTGTCGAAAGCGTAAGCGCAGTTACACCTAACCTTTGCAAGCTTATGCCCGCATCAGATACTTCTATTGAAGACCTTTATCATGCAGGCGGAGTTATGGCAGTACTTAATGAGCTATCTAAGGTTACATTAAAGAAAGGTCCATTGATAAGAGGCAATGCTATAACTGTAACTGGCCAAACTTTGGAAAAAAGCTACAAAGACGCAGAAATAAAAAATCCCGAAGTAATTCATAAAATAGAAAACGCTTATTCTCCTACAGGCGGAATTGCTGTATTGCGTGGTAATATCGCCGAAGAAGGCTGTGTCGTTAAAAAATCCGCTGTTGCACCCGAAATGATGGTTCATTCAGGAAAAGCAAGAGTTTTTGACAGCGAAGAAGAAGCTTCAAATGCCATTTTGAACGGACTTATTCAAAAAGGCGATGTCGTTGTAATAAGATATGAAGGTCCCAAAGGCGGTCCTGGAATGAGAGAAATGCTATCTCCTACCGCATCTCTTGCAGGAATGGGACTAGACAAAGATGTCGCTCTTATTACAGACGGAAGATTTAGCGGTGCTACAAGAGGAGCTGCTATTGGTCATATTTGCCCTGAAGCTGCTGTTGGCGGCAAAATCGCTTTGATACAAGAAGGCGATATTATAGAAATTGATATACCAAAAGGCAAGCTTGAACTCAAAGTCAATTCAAAAGAGTTGGCAAATCGTGCTAAAAAATGGCGTCCTAAGATCGTAGAATTATCTGGATATTTGCAGCGGTATGCAGAACTTGTTACAAGCGCATCAAACGGTGCAGTATTTAAAAAGAAGTTTTAA